In a single window of the Acipenser ruthenus chromosome 20, fAciRut3.2 maternal haplotype, whole genome shotgun sequence genome:
- the LOC131698952 gene encoding asialoglycoprotein receptor 1-like, whose protein sequence is MNSTAKVSLVYCVLYPELCSLSSDPTPPVSAAGKASSYRQPALVLLILCCLLLAAIISLAVYHFRTKEDPEKYTSLSTNYSSLLNQLQDLSSDYSNLNRNHSELQSNYSRLNETHSELQSNYSRLNETHSDLQSNYIKLSGSHSNLQSNYSRLNETHSELQSNYSRLNETHSELQSNYSRLNETHSELQSNYSRLQKENSALKKHSTELSVKSILDKYCPLKEGSSKERVCKACPEKWVEFNGKCYYFSPDEMNWHSSRASCVSMGADLVIIESEAEQKFLSENAKTDSYWIGLTDAVTEGVWLWVDDTPLNDKAKFWATRTHDKCKEPDDYKVEDPSGEDCAQLQPQRNSKETWFDSSCKKQYKRICETEAVIVYKEDMTG, encoded by the exons ATGAATAGCACTGCT AAAGTTTCTTtagtatactgtgtactgtatcctgagctgtgttctctctcctcagaccCCACCCCGCCTGTGAGTGCTGCTGGCAAGGCCTCTTCATACAGACAGCCTGCACTGGTCCTCCTCATCCTGTGCTGTCTCTTACTGGCTGCCATCATCTCCCTCGCTGTCTATC aTTTCAGAACTAAAGAAGATCCTGAGAAATACACCAGCCTGTCCACAAATTATTCATCATTACTGAATCAGCTCCAGGACTTGAGCAGTGACTACAGCAACCTCAACAGGAATCATtctgagctgcagagtaactatagcaGGCTCAATGAAACTCATtctgagctgcagagtaactatagcaGGCTCAATGAAACTCATTCTGATCTGCAGAGTAACTATATCAAGCTATCTGGATCTCACTCTAATctgcagagtaactatagcaGGCTCAATGAAACTCATtctgagctgcagagtaactatagcaGGCTCAATGAAACTCATtctgagctgcagagtaactatagcaGGCTCAATGAAACTCATtctgagctgcagagtaactatagcaGACTCCAAAAAGAAAATTCAGCATTGAAAAAGCACAGTACTGAGCTGTCTGTCAAATCAATCTTGGATAAATACTGTCCTCTCAAAGAAGGCTCTTCAAAGG AGCGGGTTTGTAAAGCCTGTCCAGAGAAGTGGGTGGAGTTCAATGGAAAGTGCTACTACTTCTCACCTGATGAAATGAACTGGCACTCCAGCCGGGCTAGCTGTGTGTCAATGGGAGCAGACCTGGTGATTATAGAGAGCGAGGCAGAGCAG AAATTCTTATCAGAGAATGCTAAAACGGATTCTTACTGGATTGGCCTGACAGATGCTGTTACTGAAGGAGTCTGGCTCTGGGTGGACGACACTCCTCTCAATGACAAGGCAAA ATTCTGGGCCACAAGGACACATGATAAATGTAAAGAGCCTGATGACTATAAGGTTGAGGACCCGTCTGGTGAAGACTGTGCACAACTACAACCACAGAGGAATTCCAAAGAGACCTGGTTTGATTCTTCATGCAAAAAGCAATATAAAAGGATTTGTGAAACTGAGGCAGTGATAGTTTATAAAGAGGATATGACAGGTTGA